One genomic window of Betaproteobacteria bacterium includes the following:
- a CDS encoding phospho-N-acetylmuramoyl-pentapeptide-transferase translates to GALILVSIAVTTLLWGDPSNRFIWVVLGVTVGFGAIGWIDDYRKVVYRNPKGLSARAKYAFQSLIGLFAALFLAFSTDLPAQTEFIVPFFKNVAYPLGAIGFITLTYFVIVGSSNAVNLTDGLDGLAIMPTVMVAAGLGVFAYVTGNVVFSKYLGFPHIPGAGELTVVCAAIGGAGLGFLWFNAYPAEVFMGDVGALALGAALGVMAVIVRQEIVLLVMGGVFVVETLSVVLQVASFKLTGKRIFRMAPLHHHYELKGWKENQVVVRFWIISMILLLIGLSTLKLR, encoded by the coding sequence GGCGCGCTCATCCTGGTGTCGATCGCGGTCACGACACTGCTGTGGGGCGATCCGTCCAACCGCTTCATCTGGGTCGTGCTCGGCGTGACCGTCGGCTTCGGCGCCATCGGCTGGATCGACGACTATCGCAAGGTCGTCTACCGCAATCCGAAGGGGCTGTCGGCGCGCGCGAAGTATGCCTTCCAGTCGCTGATCGGCCTCTTCGCCGCGCTCTTTCTCGCGTTCAGCACCGACCTGCCGGCGCAGACGGAATTCATCGTGCCGTTCTTCAAGAACGTGGCCTATCCGCTCGGCGCGATCGGCTTCATCACGCTCACCTACTTCGTCATCGTCGGCAGCAGCAACGCCGTCAATCTCACCGACGGACTGGACGGGCTCGCCATCATGCCGACGGTGATGGTGGCCGCCGGTCTCGGCGTCTTCGCCTATGTCACCGGCAACGTCGTGTTCTCGAAGTATCTGGGCTTCCCGCACATTCCGGGTGCCGGCGAGCTCACGGTGGTGTGCGCGGCAATCGGCGGGGCGGGTCTCGGGTTTCTCTGGTTCAACGCCTATCCGGCCGAGGTCTTCATGGGCGACGTCGGTGCGCTGGCGCTCGGCGCCGCGCTCGGCGTGATGGCGGTCATCGTGCGCCAGGAGATCGTGCTGCTCGTGATGGGAGGCGTGTTCGTGGTCGAAACGCTGTCGGTGGTGCTGCAGGTCGCATCCTTCAAGCTCACCGGCAAACGCATCTTCCGCATGGCGCCGCTGCATCACCACTACGAGCTCAAGGGCTGGAAGGAGAACCAGGTGGTGGTGCGCTTCTGGATCATCAGCATGATTCTGCTGCTGATCGGGTTGTCGACCCTGAAGCTGCGGTGA